One Oncorhynchus kisutch isolate 150728-3 linkage group LG30, Okis_V2, whole genome shotgun sequence genomic window, aactatagtcctcctctcctctccagtggtatcctcagtccataactatagtcctcctctcttctccagtggtatcctcagtccataactatagtcctcctctcttctccagtggtatcctcagtccataactatagtccgcctctcctctccagtggtatcctcagtccataactatagtccgcctctcctctccagtggtatcctcagtccataactatagtcctcctctcctctccagtggtatcctcagtccataactatagtcctcctctccagtggtatcctcagcccataactatagtcctcctctccagtggtatcctcagtccataactatagtcctcctctcctctccagtggtatcctcagcccataactatagtcctcctctcctctccagtggtatcctcagtccataactatagtcctcctctcctctccagtggtatcctcagtccataactatagtcctcctctcctctccagtggtatcctcagtccataactatagtcctctcctctccagtggtatcctcagtccataactatagtcctctcctctccagtggtatcctcagtccataactatagtcctcctctcctctccagtggtatcctcagtccataactatagtcctcctctcctctccagtggtatcctcagtccataactatagtcctcctctcctctccagtggtatcctcagtccataactatagtcctcctctccagtggtatcctcagtccataactatagtcctcctctcctctccagtggtatcctcagtccataactatagtcctcctctcttctccagtggtatcctcagtccataactatagtcctctcctctccagtggtatcctcagtccataactatagtcctctcctctccagtggtatcctcagtccataactatagtcctctcctctccagtggtatcctcagtccataactatagtcctctcctctccagtggtatcctcagcccataactatagtcctcctctcctctccagtggtatcctcagtccataactatagtcctcctctcctctccagtggtatcctcagtccataactatagtcctctcctctccagtggtatcctcagtccataactatagtcctcctctccagtggtatcctcagtccataactatagtcctcctctccagtggtatcctcagtccataactatagtcctcctctccagtggtatcctcagtccataactatagtcctcctctcttctccagtggtatcctcagtccataactatagtcctcctctcttctccagtggtatcctcagcccataactatagtcctcctctccagtggtatcctcagtccataactatagtcctcctctcctctccagtggtatcctcagtccataactatagtcctcctctccagtggtatcctcagtccataactatagtcctcctctcctctccagtggtatcctcagtccataactatagtcctcctcttcagtggtatcctcagtccataactatagtcctcctctccagtggtatcctcagcccataactatagtcctcctctccagtggtatcctcagtccataactatagtcctcctctccagtggtatcctcagtccataactatagtcctcctctccagtggtatcctcagtccataactatagtcctctcctctccagtggtatcctcagtccataactatagtcctctcctctccagtggtatcctcagtccataactatagtcctcctctccagtggtatcctcagtccataactacagtcctcctctcctctccagtggtatcctcagtccataactatagtcctcttctccagtggtatcctcagtccataactatagtcctcctctccagtggtatcctcggtccataactatagtcctcctctccagtggtatcctcagtccataactatagtcctcctctcctctccagtggtatcctcagcccataactatagtcctcctctcttctccagtggtatcctcagtccataactatagtcctctcctctccagtggtatcctcagtccataactatagtcctctcctctccagtggtatcctcagcccataactatagtcctgctctccccttccccctccagAGATACCCCCAGCCGCGGGGCCAGGCGAAGAAGCCGGTGGTGAAGTATGGGATGGGAGGGATGATCGTCATGCTTCTGATCTGTATCATCTGGTTCCCTCTACTCTTCATGTCTCTGGTCAAGTCTGTGGTGGGGGTGGTCAACAAACCACTGGACGTCTCCTTCTCCATCACCCTGGCCGGGTTCCAGGTACTGTAACAGAACTAAGGCTCTGCTACTGATAGGTCCATCAGTTGCTCGGGTTCGAGATTAATCTGTCTGTccgtcagtcagacagacagtccagtCTAGTGGGACATTAGTTGTGCATTATGGGTAAATTGGAATTGACCCAACCTGTTTTTGTGACTTGCTGTTCTGTAGATGCCATCCTAAATTGTGTTTTCCAGCCCATAGAGATAGTTAGAGAACTCATCAATGTAGCTGTGCCATTGTGGCGTTTGTGACAGCACCCAGCACCCATTGTGAAATAGTCCatttacttattattattattattgtaaagCTAATATTGGCGATTTATAGCCAACTGTCCATGCTAAAACAGTTTACATCAGAGATGAGTTCTCTAACTAAGTCCATCTTTTCCAGCCCATCTTCACAATGAGTGCTCAGCAGAACCAGCTCAGAGACGTCTCCAATCATGAATTCCATAACACATTCATGAGGTCATACCTCAGCGACCCTGTAAGTGCACGGTTAAGTATTTTATGCAACTACTATATGTGTTGTCCCACTGGGATGGGTGGGACGAGCACAGGGTAAATCTCCATTGTAACACGTAGACAATATTCTCGTCCCTCCTGTCCTCTGTACAGGAAGCGATGCAGTGGTTGGAATCCTACATGCCAGAGGACCTGACCATAGCTGAGTTGGAGGGCAGCTCTAACAGTCTGTGGACCATCAGTCCTCCCAGTAGAACGAACATCATGAAGATGCTCAGCTCCAAGGAGCAGTTCCCCATCACTGTAGCTTGGTCTATCCAACGGTAAGAACAGTCTCCCATCACTGTAGCTTGGTCTGTCCAACGGTAAGAACAGTTCCATCACTGTAGCTTGGTCTTTCCAACGGTAAGAACAGTCTCCCATCACTGTAGCTTGGTATGTCCAACGGTAATAACAGTCCCCCATCACTGTAGCTTGGTCTATCCAACGGTAAGAACAGTCCCCCATTACTGTAGCTTGGTCTATCCAACGGTAATAACAGTCCCCCATTACTGTAGCTTGGTCTATCCAACGGTAAGAACAGTCCCCCATCACTGTAGCTTGGTCTATCCAATGGTAAGAACAGTCCCCCATTACTGTAGCTTGGTCTATCCAACAGTAAGAACAGTCCCCCATTACTGTAGTGTAGAgcaaagtaaagtaaagtaaagtagagtagagtagagtagagtagagtaaagtagagtaaagtagagtagagtagagtagagtagagtagagtagagtagagtagagtagagtagagtagagtagagtagagtagagtagagtagagtagagtagagtagagtagagtagggtagagtagtgaAGTACACATTGGACATCATTGCACAGCATTGCACATCATTGCACAGCATTGCACAGCATTGCACAGCATTGgacatgtaaccgatgtgaaacggctagctagttagcggtggtgcgcgccaATAGTGTTtcgatcggtgacgtcactcgctctgagaccttgaagtagtggttccccttgctctgcaagggccgcggcttttgtggagcgatgtgtaatgatgcttcgagggtgactgttgatgtgtgcagagggtccctggttcgagcccaggttggggaaaggagagggacggaagctatactgttacacacatcATTGCATATCATTGCACATCATTGcactacaagccactgatgcagaccttggaacatctacattggaaaaagtcaaataaatccttgtaatatagcctacaccataacaataaatccattatttattttagacaagtCTAAAGACTATAAAAAATAAAGAGAGTCGCACGCTCTATATATAAACTCATTTATTGGTGTAACGTGTACGCTGGGATTCAGGAAGCAAGTATCAGAAGTGAATAATTGTATAAATAAACTAACATGGAACAAAACAAACACGAGTAGCGTACAGATATGAAACAtataaacagaaacaataacacctagggaaagaaccaaagggagtgactagtgatagggaagataatcaggcaggtgattgagtccaggtgagtctgatgaggaGCTGAtgcgtgtaacgatggtgacaggtgtgcgtaataatgagcaGCCTTATGACCTTGAGcaccggagagggagtatacgtgtcAGTACCCCCTCCCTGATGCGTAGCTCCAGAGGGACGGTCCCGAGGACCAGGAATGGGGGTGCAGGACCCTGACGAGCCGGCCGAGGCGCGGGAGCCTGACGAACTGGGCCGAGGCgcgggagcctgacgagccggccgaggtgcgggagcctgacgagccggccgaggcgcgggagcctgacgagccggctgaggcgcgggagcctgacgagccggccgAGGCCTGACgagtagtctatttcagaagaacagatgCTCTGAGTTATCCTTATTTTAGGCCCtaatctggctatgccatatggctgtgagcaacactagttcatttagcagacaagatttgcttagaattccgtggcattcttttatagtatgaagaatacaagtgaacataaaatataaaactatttgagggagtgcgcacgtGGCTTTTCTGTgttggttaacaaagaaacaggtcctcctatgttcttaatttagagttatttatgtaactttagttgtgatacaaccGTTGGGCTTATATTTAGATGTtttatacattctaaggctgcatgatgtgactctaatgatgatttgaaaaaagacgctctgttttttgttttttttgcgctggatgcacacacttcatcagtctctcattcataatttgacaagcacttgataatgcctcaaataTCCTAGCAACTTCCCCTTTGTGTGGCCCCTAAAACAATCCATgtcttacacacacagacagggacacacacacacgctagcacacGTATTCTACAGACACGTACAttgtattgttgtatggtggtattgtaCATATTCTATGTTATATGATATTCTCTTTGATTTTCTGTGATGCCTTAATGTGTTTTTGTTCTTGCtgggccccaggaagagtagctgctgccttgacaggaactaatggggatccataataaaccccaggaagagtagctgctgccttgacaggaactaatggggatccataataaaccccaggaagagtagctgctgccttgacaggaactaatggggatccataataaaccccaggaagagtagctgctgccttgacaggaactaatggggatccataataaaccccaggaagagtagctcctgccttgacaggaactaatggggatccataataaaccccaggaagagtagctgctgccttgacaggaactaatggggatccataataaaccccaggaagagtagctgctgccttggcaggaactaatggggatccataataaaccccaggaagagtagctgctgccttggcaggaactaatggtcatccataataaaccccaggaagagtagctgctgccttggcaggaactaatggggatccataataaaccccaggaagagtagctgctgccttggcaggaactaaatggggatccataataaaccccaggaagagtagccgctgccttttcaggaactaatggggatccataataaaccccaggaagagtagctgctgccttggcaggaactaatggggatccataataaaccccaggaagagtagccgcttccttggcaggaactaatggggatccataataaaccccaggaagagtagctgccgccttgacaggaactaatggggatccataataaaccccaggaagagtagctgctgccttgacaggaactaatggggatccataataaaccccaggaagagtagccgctgccttttcaggaactaatggggatccataataaaccccaggaagagtagccgcttccttggcaggaactaatggggatccataataaacccctggaagagtagctgctgccttggcaggaactaatggggatccataataaaccccaggaagagtagccgcttccttggcaggaactaatggggatccatactaaaccacaggaagagtagctgccgccttggcaggaactaatggggatccataataaaccccaggaagagtagccgcttccttggcaggaactaatggggatccataataaaccccaggaagagtagctgctgccttggcaggaactaatggggatccataataaaccccaggaagagtagctgctgccttggcaggaactaatggggatccataataaaccccaggaagagtagccgcttccttggcaggaactaatggggatccataataaaccccaggaagagtagctgctaccttggcaggaactaatggggatccataataaaccccaggaagagtagccgcttccttggcaggaactaatggggatccataataaaccccaggaagagtagctgctgccttggcaggaactaatggggatccataataaaccccaggaagagtagccgcttccttggcaggaactaatggggatccataataaaccccaggaagagtagccgcttccttggcaggaactaatggggatccataataaaccccaggaagagtagccgcttccttgacaggaactaatggggatcaataataaacctcaggaagagtagctgctgccttggcaggaactaatggggatccataataaaccccaggaagagtagctgctgccttgacaggaactaatgggcatccataataaaccccaggaagagtagccgcttccttgacaggaactaatggggatccataataaacctcaggaagagtagctgctgccttggcaggaactaatggggatccataataaatacaaatacaaatgatgGCCAAGTCAGACTATGTATGCAGCGAATGATCAGGCCAAGATTCTAGATGTTCTTTATTGTCTGAAACAGGAACCCGACTCTGGGAGCGAAGGCTGAGTTTTCTACGGGGAAGAAGGTGATGTTTCTGGATGATAAGACCAAGCTGGAGCTATTCCTACTGCTCAATGGGACCAGAAAAGATGGAGTGTGAGTTTTTAATTCATGGATTTGTATTAGTGACTGTATTCCCCTTCCCGGATGTTAGTAACAGCCTGTTGTAATTCCTCTGTTGCCAGGGTGATAAAACATGGCTTCCAACGGTATCTCCGAGCCCCTACTGACTCTGAGGCCAAACCCATAGAACAGCTGTCTACAGGTAAAGCTGCATGTAAACATCTCAATACACTTTACACAAATatacaataaaatacatttaaaaacaagacATTAAGTCTAACACTTATCTTTATATCTGACTTTCATGATGGTTATGTTGTAATGTTGTTAGTTGTCAATCATCTTGTCGTTATTGTGTTATCTGCTTGTTGTCAGTAGTGTTATAGCGGAGGGCTTGAATCAACCCGTATCGTGGAAGTTTTGCGCTATAGTgcaattgaaatttaaaggcaatgttcccgcgtttgtggagactgcattcacggtaaacgctcaattggaaattacctttaaatttaATATCGCGCTATAGAATCGAGCTGTGTTTGTTGTCAGTCATGTTATTTTGAAGCCAAAAGGcaccttttccacattgtgtGGACTAAAGTTTTTCTTATTCTACTCATTATTCTACTTATTGTCTTATAGACGTGTTTATGAATATTAAAAACACAATGGTATtacattccattctattctattcctccaGAGGAAGTATCCATCACTTTGGCATTGGAGCGTTTACATAACGACTCAGAGGGGGTCCAGGAGTGGTGGATCGTGAACCAGACTAGTCCGGGAAAGATCAACGTTCGTAGCCCCAAGAATCTGTACAACGCTGGGCTGGAGCTCTATGTCTTCAGCGATCAGGTCAGCCCTCCTAGTCTGGGCTTTCTGGCTGGATACGGGTGAGTAGAACAAACATAGCATAGCATCACATGAAATCACACCTAACACACGTGTGAAATCTCTACCTTGGCAGTGTTTGCTAGCTAGCCCATCATTTTCTCATCAGCCCAACATTTTTGTTTTAACACTATTGATAAAGAAAGTGTCCTCCCTATCAGCTggctgtcagtgtcagtgtcctcCTATCAGCTGGTGTCCTCCCTATCAGCTagctgtcagtgtcagtgtcctcCCTATCAGCTagctgtcagtgtcagtgtcctcCCTATCAGCTggctgtcagtgtcagtgtcctcCCTATCAGCTggctgtcagtgtcagtgtcctcCCTATCAGTTAGTTGTCAGTGTCCTCCCTATCAGCTAGTTGTCAGTGTCCTCCCTATCAGCTAGCTGTCAGTGTCTTCCCTATCAGCTggctgtcagtgtcagtgtcctcCCTATCGGCTagctgtcagtgtcagtgtcctcCCTATCGGCTAGCTGTCAGTGTCCTCCCTATCAACTAGCTGTCAGTGTCCTCCCTATCAGCTAGCTGTCAGTGTCCTCCCTATCAGCTAGCTGTCAGTGTCCTCCCTATCAGCTAGCTGTCAGTGTCCTCCCTATCAGTTGGCTGTCAGTGTCCTCCCTATCAGCTAGCTGTCAGTGTCCTCCCTATCAGTTggctgtcagtgtcagtgtcctcCCTATCAGCTAGCTGTCAGTGTCCTCCCTATCAGCTAGCTGTCAGTGTCCTCCCTATCAGTTGGCTGTCAGTGTCAGTTCCCTCCCTATCAGCTagctgtcagtgtcagtgtcctcCCTATCAGCTAGC contains:
- the LOC116358673 gene encoding piezo-type mechanosensitive ion channel component 2-like, producing the protein MSAQQNQLRDVSNHEFHNTFMRSYLSDPEAMQWLESYMPEDLTIAELEGSSNSLWTISPPSRTNIMKMLSSKEQFPITVAWSIQRNPTLGAKAEFSTGKKVMFLDDKTKLELFLLLNGTRKDGVVIKHGFQRYLRAPTDSEAKPIEQLSTEEVSITLALERLHNDSEGVQEWWIVNQTSPGKINVRSPKNLYNAGLELYVFSDQVSPPSLGFLAGYGIMGLYASVVLVIGKFVREFFSGISHTIMFEELPNVDRILKLCTDIFLVRETGELDLEEDMYAKLIFLYRSPETMIKWTREKTQ